The Herminiimonas arsenitoxidans genome window below encodes:
- the gcl gene encoding glyoxylate carboligase — MAKMTAAQAAVWVMQKEGIDQAFGVPGAAINPFYSAMQKQGTIKHILARHVEGATHMAEGYTRAKTGNIGVALATSGPGGTDMITGLYSAIADSIPILCVTGQAPRARLHKEDFQAVDIETISKPVTKWSVMVREPALVPQVFQQAFHIMRSGRPGPVLIDLPFDVQVAEIEFDPDLYEPLPVYKPAATRKQIEAAINMLNAAERPLLISGGGVINANATPLMLEFAELVNVPVVPTLMGWGTVPDDHPLMVGMVGLQTSHRYGNATMLASDFAFGIGNRWANRFTGSIDVFTKDRKFVHIDIEPTQIGRVFGPDLGITSDAGAALKLMIEVAKELKAAGKLKNRDAWLAECQERKRTMLRKTDFDVTPIKPQRVYQEMNTVFGKTARYVSNIGLSQIAAGQFLHVYKERNWINCGQAGPLGWTIPAALGVRAADPTSEIVAITGDYDFQFLIEELAAGAQFNLPYIHVLVNNSYLGLIRQAQRMFTMDYCVSLAFDNINSTENASYGVDHVKVTEGLGCKAIRVYNPDDIQPALRKAQEWIKEFKVPVVVEIILERVTNIAMGTEINAINEFEEILDVKGA, encoded by the coding sequence ATGGCAAAGATGACAGCAGCCCAAGCAGCAGTTTGGGTAATGCAAAAAGAGGGTATTGATCAGGCGTTCGGCGTACCAGGCGCAGCGATCAATCCGTTTTACTCCGCAATGCAAAAGCAAGGCACGATCAAGCACATTCTGGCACGCCACGTAGAAGGCGCGACCCACATGGCTGAGGGTTACACCCGCGCCAAAACCGGCAATATCGGTGTTGCTCTCGCGACCTCGGGTCCTGGCGGCACAGACATGATCACCGGTCTGTACTCGGCAATTGCTGATTCGATTCCAATCTTGTGTGTCACTGGTCAAGCGCCACGTGCACGTTTGCACAAAGAAGATTTCCAAGCTGTTGATATCGAAACGATCTCGAAGCCAGTAACCAAATGGTCGGTGATGGTTCGCGAACCAGCATTGGTTCCACAAGTGTTCCAACAAGCTTTCCACATCATGCGTTCGGGCCGCCCAGGTCCAGTGCTGATCGATTTGCCGTTCGACGTGCAAGTTGCTGAAATCGAATTCGATCCAGATCTGTACGAGCCATTGCCAGTCTACAAACCAGCAGCGACCCGTAAACAAATCGAAGCTGCAATCAACATGTTGAACGCTGCAGAGCGTCCATTGCTGATTTCCGGCGGCGGCGTGATCAATGCAAACGCCACACCGTTGATGCTCGAATTCGCTGAATTGGTTAACGTTCCTGTCGTGCCAACCCTGATGGGCTGGGGCACAGTACCTGATGATCATCCACTGATGGTCGGTATGGTTGGTCTGCAAACTTCGCACCGTTACGGTAACGCGACGATGCTGGCTTCGGACTTTGCATTCGGTATCGGTAACCGTTGGGCTAACCGTTTCACCGGTTCGATCGACGTTTTCACCAAAGATCGTAAATTCGTACACATCGACATCGAACCGACACAAATCGGTCGCGTGTTTGGCCCAGACCTCGGCATTACTTCCGACGCTGGCGCAGCACTGAAATTGATGATCGAAGTAGCGAAAGAATTGAAAGCTGCCGGCAAACTGAAAAACCGTGATGCATGGTTGGCTGAGTGCCAAGAACGCAAACGCACGATGTTGCGTAAAACAGATTTCGACGTAACGCCTATCAAGCCACAACGTGTTTACCAAGAAATGAACACAGTGTTCGGTAAAACAGCGCGCTATGTTTCGAACATCGGTTTGTCGCAAATCGCTGCGGGTCAATTCCTGCACGTGTACAAAGAACGTAACTGGATCAACTGCGGTCAAGCAGGTCCATTGGGCTGGACTATCCCAGCTGCTCTGGGTGTCCGGGCTGCCGATCCAACCAGCGAAATCGTTGCTATCACAGGCGATTACGACTTCCAATTCTTGATCGAAGAACTGGCAGCTGGCGCGCAATTCAACTTGCCATACATCCACGTGTTGGTGAACAACTCGTACCTGGGCCTGATCCGTCAAGCACAACGTATGTTCACAATGGACTACTGTGTATCGCTGGCATTCGACAACATCAACTCGACCGAAAACGCTTCGTACGGTGTTGATCACGTTAAAGTTACTGAAGGCCTCGGCTGTAAAGCAATTCGCGTCTACAACCCAGACGATATCCAACCTGCGCTGCGTAAAGCACAAGAGTGGATCAAAGAATTCAAAGTACCAGTCGTTGTTGAAATCATCCTTGAGCGCGTAACCAATATCGCGATGGGTACAGAAATCAACGCGATCAACGAATTCGAAGAAATCCTCGACGTTAAGGGTGCTTAA
- a CDS encoding LysR family transcriptional regulator: MDKLKQIEAFVMAVEHSSFAAAALALQVTPVMVGRRIDTLEKRLGVRLLHRSTRRLALTEEGSVYLEHCRKMLGELDQAESALSAGHNKVTGHLIVSAPASFGRQHVAPYAQEFLEQHPGLKMSFNLTDRVVDLVQEGYDMGIRIGGNIDPNFVAIKLAANKRVVCGTKEYFKKHGKPKTLDDLANHNCLSFNLQGGQQRGWYFNYRGKTVSVRAQGSLDCNDGELLHRWMTEGLGIAWRSVWEIQSQLESGLLETVLDDYAIPEYDIMAVYPQQRNVPAKVRLFISHLKMMYSQPGYWSR; this comes from the coding sequence ATGGATAAGCTCAAACAGATCGAAGCATTTGTGATGGCGGTCGAGCATAGCAGCTTTGCGGCAGCAGCATTAGCCCTACAGGTAACACCCGTTATGGTCGGGCGCCGCATCGATACTCTGGAGAAACGCCTGGGCGTACGCCTGCTACATCGCTCCACCCGTCGACTCGCCCTCACGGAAGAAGGTTCCGTCTATCTGGAACACTGCCGCAAAATGCTGGGCGAACTGGATCAGGCTGAAAGTGCACTCTCGGCGGGCCATAACAAGGTCACCGGCCATTTGATCGTTTCCGCCCCTGCCTCATTCGGCCGCCAGCATGTCGCGCCTTATGCACAGGAATTCCTGGAGCAGCACCCTGGCCTCAAGATGTCATTCAACCTGACTGATCGCGTTGTGGATTTGGTGCAGGAAGGTTACGACATGGGCATACGCATAGGCGGAAACATCGACCCCAACTTCGTGGCAATTAAACTTGCCGCCAATAAACGGGTCGTGTGTGGTACCAAGGAATACTTCAAGAAACACGGCAAACCAAAGACACTAGACGATCTTGCTAATCATAATTGCCTCTCCTTTAATCTTCAAGGTGGACAACAACGCGGCTGGTATTTTAATTACCGTGGAAAAACCGTCTCTGTGCGCGCCCAGGGCAGCCTGGACTGCAATGATGGTGAATTGCTGCACCGCTGGATGACCGAGGGTCTGGGCATCGCCTGGCGCTCCGTATGGGAAATCCAGAGCCAGCTAGAGAGCGGCCTACTGGAAACCGTACTGGATGATTATGCGATCCCCGAATACGACATCATGGCGGTGTATCCGCAACAGAGAAACGTCCCGGCCAAAGTGCGTCTATTCATCTCGCACTTAAAAATGATGTATAGCCAGCCTGGCTATTGGAGCAGGTAA
- the pntB gene encoding Re/Si-specific NAD(P)(+) transhydrogenase subunit beta, translating into MSANLATVSYIGATILFILSLGGLSHPETSRRGNLYGMIGMGIAVLATIIGPRVTPEGYAWIIAALVVGGSIGLYAAKKVKMTEMPELVALMHSFVGLAAALVGFASYIDPSIHLEGAEKAIHQVEIYVGIFIGAVTFSGSLIAFGKLNGKIGGKPLLLPARHFINLIGLVLVIWFGREFVNAPDVASGMTPLIIMTAIALLFGIHMVMAIGGADMPVVVSMLNSYSGWAASATGFMLGNDLLIVTGALVGSSGAILSYIMCQAMNRNFFSVIAGGFGGGAPKAGGAVKEQTGEATPVSAQETAELLREAKSVVIVPGYGMAVAQAQHTVNDITKFLRAKGTKVRFAIHPVAGRMPGHMNVLLAEAKVPYDIVMEMDEINEDFPDTDVVMVIGANDIVNPDAQEDPDSPIAGMPVLEVWKAETSIVMKRSMASGYAGVDNPLFYKENNRMLFGDAKKMLDEVLTTLESRS; encoded by the coding sequence ATGTCTGCAAATTTGGCTACTGTCTCCTACATCGGAGCAACCATTCTTTTTATCCTCAGCCTGGGTGGCTTGTCGCATCCAGAAACTTCGCGTCGCGGTAACCTGTACGGCATGATCGGCATGGGCATTGCTGTGCTCGCTACCATCATTGGGCCACGTGTAACACCTGAAGGTTACGCATGGATCATCGCTGCGCTCGTCGTCGGTGGTTCAATCGGTCTGTACGCCGCCAAGAAGGTCAAAATGACCGAAATGCCGGAGCTGGTCGCATTGATGCACAGCTTCGTCGGTCTGGCCGCAGCCCTGGTTGGTTTTGCCAGCTATATCGATCCGTCTATCCATCTGGAAGGCGCTGAAAAGGCTATTCATCAAGTTGAGATCTATGTCGGTATCTTTATCGGCGCAGTGACCTTCTCTGGTTCCTTGATTGCGTTCGGCAAACTGAACGGCAAAATCGGCGGCAAACCATTGCTGTTGCCAGCGCGTCACTTCATCAACCTGATTGGTTTGGTGCTCGTGATCTGGTTTGGCCGTGAATTCGTTAATGCACCAGACGTAGCCAGTGGCATGACTCCACTGATCATCATGACTGCGATTGCCTTGCTGTTTGGTATTCATATGGTGATGGCTATCGGTGGTGCTGATATGCCGGTCGTCGTATCGATGTTGAACAGCTACTCTGGTTGGGCTGCTTCGGCTACCGGTTTCATGCTCGGCAATGATTTGCTGATCGTGACTGGTGCGTTGGTTGGTTCCTCAGGTGCGATTCTGTCGTACATCATGTGCCAGGCGATGAACCGCAATTTCTTCAGCGTGATCGCCGGTGGTTTTGGCGGTGGTGCACCGAAAGCAGGCGGCGCTGTTAAAGAACAGACTGGTGAAGCGACTCCTGTTTCTGCACAAGAAACCGCAGAATTGCTGCGTGAAGCAAAAAGCGTTGTTATCGTGCCGGGTTACGGCATGGCAGTGGCACAAGCTCAGCACACGGTGAATGACATCACCAAGTTCTTGCGTGCCAAAGGTACCAAGGTTCGTTTCGCGATCCACCCTGTTGCAGGTCGTATGCCTGGCCACATGAACGTGTTGCTGGCTGAAGCCAAAGTGCCTTACGACATCGTGATGGAAATGGACGAGATCAACGAAGACTTCCCGGATACCGACGTAGTCATGGTGATCGGTGCGAATGACATCGTGAACCCGGATGCGCAAGAAGATCCGGACAGCCCGATCGCTGGTATGCCAGTGCTCGAGGTCTGGAAGGCAGAAACTTCGATCGTCATGAAGCGTTCGATGGCTTCCGGTTACGCCGGTGTCGACAATCCGCTGTTCTACAAAGAAAACAACCGTATGTTGTTTGGCGATGCGAAGAAGATGTTGGATGAAGTTTTGACGACTCTCGAGTCCAGAAGCTAA
- a CDS encoding Re/Si-specific NAD(P)(+) transhydrogenase subunit alpha, translating to MSLVIGVPRESFPGEKRVATVPEVVEKLIKLGFSVNVESGAGDDANFSDDTYRAAGAQIVQGAANLWSGSDIVFKVRAPSAEEVALIREGSTLIGFIWPAQNPELMQQLAAKRVTVLAMDSLPRTLSRAQKMDALTSTAGVSGYRAVIEAANAFGRFFNGQITAAGKVPPAKVFIAGAGVAGLAAIGTAASLGAIVRANDTRAEVADQVVSLGGEFVKVDYDEEGSGGGGYAKVMSEGFQAAQREMYAQQAKECDIIITTALIPGKPAPKLITAEMVQSMKPGSVIVDMAAEQGGNCELTEPGKVVVKHGVTIVGYTDLPSRLPKQASTLYSTNLLRLTEELCKDAEGKKTTDGIINVNMEDEAIRGLTVIKDGNITWPPPPLKQVAAPAAKPAVAPTPSHGHGPSTKVSSPTRVATMFAFAILLFGLIGYGAPTAFLGHLTVFVLGCFIGYMVVWNVTPALHTPLMSVTNSISSIIVIGALVQVAPPLADGMARPELLIKCLAAAGIALTAINMFGGFAVTRRMLDMFRKN from the coding sequence ATGTCTTTAGTTATAGGAGTGCCACGGGAGTCATTCCCCGGGGAAAAACGGGTGGCCACTGTGCCAGAAGTCGTTGAAAAGCTGATCAAACTCGGCTTTTCCGTTAACGTAGAATCTGGCGCCGGTGACGACGCCAACTTCAGCGACGATACTTACCGCGCTGCCGGTGCACAAATCGTGCAAGGCGCTGCCAACTTGTGGTCCGGTTCCGATATCGTCTTCAAGGTGCGCGCTCCAAGTGCCGAGGAAGTCGCTCTGATTCGCGAAGGTAGCACCCTGATCGGCTTCATCTGGCCGGCACAGAATCCTGAATTGATGCAGCAGCTTGCCGCCAAGCGCGTCACCGTTTTGGCTATGGACTCGCTGCCACGCACGCTGTCGCGCGCGCAGAAGATGGATGCTTTGACCTCCACCGCCGGTGTCAGTGGCTATCGCGCCGTCATCGAGGCTGCCAATGCCTTCGGTCGTTTCTTCAACGGCCAGATCACGGCTGCAGGCAAGGTTCCTCCGGCTAAAGTGTTTATCGCAGGCGCTGGCGTGGCCGGTTTGGCTGCGATCGGTACGGCTGCCAGCCTAGGCGCCATCGTGCGCGCCAACGATACCCGTGCCGAAGTGGCCGATCAAGTTGTATCGCTGGGCGGCGAATTCGTGAAGGTCGATTATGACGAAGAAGGTTCGGGCGGCGGCGGCTATGCCAAAGTCATGTCCGAAGGTTTCCAGGCTGCGCAGCGTGAGATGTACGCCCAGCAGGCCAAGGAATGCGACATCATCATCACCACCGCGCTGATCCCTGGCAAACCGGCTCCGAAACTGATCACCGCCGAAATGGTTCAGTCCATGAAACCCGGCAGCGTGATCGTCGATATGGCGGCCGAGCAGGGTGGTAACTGCGAACTGACAGAACCCGGCAAGGTTGTAGTAAAACATGGCGTGACCATTGTTGGTTACACAGACTTGCCGAGCCGTTTGCCTAAGCAGGCCAGTACGCTGTACTCAACTAACCTGCTGCGCCTGACCGAAGAGCTGTGCAAGGACGCTGAAGGTAAAAAGACGACTGACGGCATCATCAACGTCAATATGGAAGACGAAGCCATTCGTGGACTGACCGTCATCAAGGACGGCAATATCACCTGGCCGCCTCCACCGCTGAAACAAGTGGCTGCTCCGGCTGCCAAGCCAGCTGTAGCTCCAACGCCATCACATGGTCATGGTCCTAGCACCAAAGTGTCGTCGCCAACTCGCGTCGCGACCATGTTTGCGTTCGCTATTCTGTTGTTTGGTTTGATTGGCTATGGTGCGCCAACGGCTTTCCTTGGTCATTTGACCGTGTTTGTACTGGGTTGCTTTATTGGTTACATGGTGGTCTGGAATGTTACTCCGGCATTGCATACGCCTCTGATGAGCGTTACCAATTCCATCTCGTCGATCATCGTGATCGGTGCGTTGGTGCAGGTCGCTCCTCCGCTGGCTGATGGTATGGCACGTCCCGAGCTGCTGATCAAGTGTCTCGCTGCTGCTGGCATCGCTTTGACCGCAATCAACATGTTCGGTGGCTTTGCTGTCACCCGTCGCATGCTTGATATGTTCCGTAAGAATTAA
- the panD gene encoding aspartate 1-decarboxylase produces the protein MQRVMLRSKIHRVTVTQADLHYEGSCGIDEDLLTAADILVGEKIELYNINNGKRFSTYAIKGAKGSGEISLNGAAARCAQLGDLLIICTYGSMTDEDAKTYVPKIVFVDEKNKFAGLKK, from the coding sequence ATGCAACGTGTCATGCTCAGGTCAAAAATCCACCGTGTAACGGTGACTCAGGCTGACCTTCATTACGAAGGCTCGTGCGGGATTGACGAAGACTTGCTGACGGCAGCCGACATCCTTGTCGGCGAAAAGATTGAGCTGTACAACATTAATAACGGTAAGCGCTTCTCCACCTACGCCATCAAAGGCGCCAAGGGTAGCGGCGAAATCTCGCTCAATGGTGCTGCTGCGCGCTGCGCGCAGCTGGGCGATCTGCTGATTATTTGCACCTACGGCTCTATGACAGACGAAGACGCCAAGACTTATGTGCCGAAGATTGTCTTTGTCGATGAAAAGAATAAGTTCGCCGGATTGAAAAAATAG
- a CDS encoding NUDIX hydrolase: protein MPDIWKPSVTVAAIIERDGYFLLVEEETSEGIRFNQPAGHLDPHESLEEAVVRETLEETAHDFTPTALVGMYMSRYVSARTGHDVTYLSFSFCGEVGAKHDQPLDVGILRAVWMNYDELVACQDKHRSPSVLARVDDYLAGKRAPLSLLQTDPSVYEVISNG, encoded by the coding sequence ATGCCTGATATCTGGAAACCATCTGTTACTGTTGCGGCCATCATTGAACGTGATGGGTACTTCCTGCTGGTAGAAGAAGAGACCAGTGAAGGAATTCGCTTTAATCAACCTGCCGGTCACCTGGACCCGCATGAATCGCTGGAAGAAGCAGTGGTTCGGGAGACCTTGGAAGAAACCGCACACGATTTCACGCCTACCGCGCTGGTTGGCATGTATATGTCGCGTTACGTTTCTGCCCGCACTGGCCACGATGTCACATATCTAAGTTTCAGTTTTTGTGGCGAAGTCGGTGCCAAACACGATCAACCGCTGGATGTCGGCATTTTGCGCGCCGTCTGGATGAACTACGACGAATTGGTCGCGTGCCAAGACAAACATCGCAGCCCTTCCGTATTGGCGCGTGTGGACGACTACCTAGCCGGGAAACGCGCACCACTGTCGCTGCTACAAACGGATCCGTCCGTCTATGAGGTAATTAGTAATGGCTAA
- the mnmA gene encoding tRNA 2-thiouridine(34) synthase MnmA has protein sequence MAKKRVVIGMSGGVDSSVSAWLLKEQGYEVIGLFMKNWEDDDDSEYCSTRQDWIDAASVADVVGVDIEAVNFASEYKDRVFAEFLREYQAGRTPNPDVLCNAEIKFKAFLDHAMLLGADMIATGHYARVREVTSGPNAGQTQLLKAVDASKDQSYFLHRLNQAQLSKTLFPLGEIHKTEVRKIAEQLKLPNATKKDSTGICFIGERPFREFLNRYLSYQPGPMKTPDGVIVGEHVGLSFYTLGQRKGIGLGGMKAHKNLDGNSEPWYVARKDVATNTLYIVQGHDHPWLLSSELSAGQMSWVAGSPPSEELVSAKTRYRQADVACSQHANSDSFSLAFATPQWAVTPGQSAVLYQGDVCLGGGIINTSTTPS, from the coding sequence ATGGCTAAAAAACGTGTCGTCATCGGCATGTCCGGCGGCGTCGACTCGTCAGTTTCAGCATGGCTGTTGAAAGAACAAGGTTACGAAGTGATCGGCCTGTTCATGAAGAACTGGGAAGATGACGACGATTCCGAATACTGCTCGACACGGCAAGACTGGATAGATGCGGCTAGCGTAGCTGACGTTGTTGGCGTCGACATCGAAGCTGTCAATTTCGCATCTGAATATAAAGACCGCGTCTTCGCCGAATTCCTGCGCGAATACCAAGCTGGTCGCACACCAAATCCGGATGTGCTGTGCAACGCCGAAATCAAATTCAAGGCATTCCTCGATCACGCTATGCTGCTCGGCGCCGACATGATCGCCACCGGCCACTATGCGCGCGTGCGCGAAGTCACATCGGGACCGAACGCCGGCCAAACACAGTTATTAAAAGCAGTTGATGCCAGCAAGGATCAAAGCTACTTCCTGCACAGACTGAATCAAGCGCAATTGTCGAAAACATTATTCCCGCTCGGCGAAATCCACAAAACGGAAGTACGCAAGATCGCAGAACAATTGAAATTGCCAAATGCGACGAAGAAAGACTCCACCGGCATCTGCTTCATCGGTGAACGTCCTTTCCGTGAATTTTTGAATCGCTACTTATCTTATCAACCAGGCCCAATGAAAACACCGGACGGTGTCATCGTTGGTGAACACGTAGGTTTGAGCTTCTACACATTAGGTCAACGCAAAGGCATAGGTCTGGGCGGCATGAAAGCGCACAAGAACCTCGATGGCAACAGCGAGCCTTGGTACGTCGCGCGCAAAGATGTCGCGACCAATACTTTATATATCGTGCAAGGGCACGATCATCCGTGGCTACTATCGTCTGAATTAAGTGCAGGACAAATGAGTTGGGTCGCAGGCAGTCCGCCTAGTGAAGAACTGGTTTCGGCTAAAACGCGCTATCGACAAGCTGACGTTGCCTGTTCTCAGCACGCGAACTCAGACAGTTTTTCGCTCGCCTTCGCCACCCCGCAATGGGCTGTGACGCCAGGACAATCTGCAGTTCTTTATCAAGGCGATGTTTGTCTTGGCGGCGGGATTATCAATACATCGACTACGCCAAGCTAA
- a CDS encoding FMN-binding glutamate synthase family protein: MRVFPTRYLAFIIVGFIFALSLMLALLFNGSWWLVVLSGALTAVGISDVLQTKRSVLRNYPILAHFRYMFESVRPEIRQYFLEDDAEANPFSRNQRSLVYQRAKQAIDKRPFGTQMDVYQSDYEWINHSIVPAKVGSHDFRITVGADRAQPYSASIFNISAMSFGALSANAIRALNQGAQKGGFMHDTGEGSISRYHRPDDASEAGGDLVWEIGSGYFGCRNNDGSFSPEKFAINANLPQVKMIEVKLSQGAKPGHGGVLPGAKVSIEIATARGVPQGVDCISPSSHSAFDTPIGLLHFIEQLRNLSGGKPTGFKLAVGHPWEFFGIVKAMLQTGITPDFIVIDGGEGGTGAAPVEFTDHVGVPLQEALLLAHNTLVGAKLRDKVKIGASGKIVTAFDIVRTLALGADWCNSARGFMFALGCIQSQSCHTDRCPTGIATQDALRQRALVVPDKAERVANFHRNTLKALAELIAAAGLQHPSELKPHHLVRRVSANQVKLASALLPYLEVGQLLTEANPGSDLPEVFGKYWPISQAESFHPIH, translated from the coding sequence ATGCGCGTGTTCCCTACCCGTTATCTGGCATTTATTATTGTCGGATTTATCTTCGCACTTTCCCTGATGCTCGCGCTGCTGTTCAATGGCAGCTGGTGGTTGGTCGTATTATCTGGCGCACTGACTGCAGTCGGCATTTCCGATGTACTGCAAACCAAACGTTCAGTACTACGCAACTATCCCATCCTTGCGCATTTCCGCTACATGTTTGAATCGGTACGCCCGGAGATCCGTCAGTATTTTCTCGAAGATGACGCCGAAGCAAATCCGTTCTCACGCAATCAACGCTCCCTGGTGTATCAACGCGCCAAGCAAGCGATCGATAAACGTCCATTCGGTACACAGATGGATGTCTATCAAAGCGACTATGAATGGATCAATCACTCCATCGTGCCAGCGAAAGTGGGTTCGCACGACTTTCGCATTACGGTTGGCGCCGACCGCGCGCAACCGTATTCAGCCAGCATATTCAATATTTCTGCAATGAGTTTTGGCGCACTGTCCGCTAATGCGATACGCGCCTTGAATCAAGGCGCACAAAAAGGCGGCTTCATGCACGACACTGGCGAAGGCAGCATTAGTCGCTATCACCGCCCGGACGATGCGAGTGAAGCCGGCGGCGATTTGGTATGGGAGATAGGTTCCGGTTATTTCGGCTGTCGTAACAATGACGGCAGTTTTTCACCAGAAAAATTTGCGATCAACGCCAACCTACCGCAAGTCAAAATGATAGAGGTCAAACTGTCGCAAGGCGCCAAGCCTGGTCACGGTGGCGTTCTACCTGGCGCCAAAGTATCGATTGAAATTGCAACCGCACGCGGCGTGCCGCAAGGTGTTGATTGCATTTCACCGTCGTCGCATTCCGCATTCGATACACCCATAGGCTTGCTGCACTTTATTGAGCAGTTGCGCAATCTGTCTGGTGGCAAACCCACCGGCTTTAAATTAGCAGTCGGTCATCCATGGGAATTTTTCGGCATCGTCAAAGCCATGCTGCAAACCGGCATTACGCCCGACTTTATCGTGATTGATGGCGGCGAAGGCGGCACCGGCGCAGCGCCAGTTGAATTCACGGATCATGTCGGCGTACCTTTGCAAGAAGCACTGCTACTGGCGCACAACACATTGGTCGGTGCCAAGCTGCGCGACAAAGTGAAGATAGGCGCATCCGGCAAGATCGTGACCGCATTCGATATCGTACGTACGCTCGCGCTTGGTGCGGACTGGTGTAATTCGGCACGCGGCTTCATGTTTGCACTCGGCTGCATACAATCACAAAGCTGCCACACCGATCGCTGCCCGACCGGCATTGCAACGCAAGACGCCTTACGTCAACGCGCACTCGTCGTTCCCGATAAAGCCGAACGCGTCGCCAACTTCCACCGGAACACACTGAAAGCACTCGCTGAATTAATTGCCGCAGCCGGTTTACAACATCCATCTGAACTGAAGCCGCATCATCTGGTGCGACGCGTATCGGCCAATCAAGTCAAACTCGCATCCGCACTGTTACCCTATCTTGAGGTTGGCCAATTACTGACTGAGGCCAACCCAGGCAGCGACTTACCTGAAGTATTTGGTAAATACTGGCCCATTTCGCAGGCAGAGTCATTTCACCCGATACACTGA
- the hemP gene encoding hemin uptake protein HemP — MKRLIMAISAPRDAQENAPPAPRNNAAMEQPITRINSRDLFRQMREVEIAHEGRIYRLRLTQLNKLILTA, encoded by the coding sequence ATGAAAAGGTTGATCATGGCGATCTCGGCACCACGTGACGCACAGGAAAATGCTCCTCCTGCTCCACGTAATAACGCTGCAATGGAACAGCCAATAACACGCATCAATAGTCGTGATTTGTTTCGACAAATGCGCGAAGTTGAAATTGCACATGAAGGACGGATTTACCGCCTTCGTTTAACGCAGTTGAATAAATTGATTTTGACAGCATAA
- a CDS encoding (2Fe-2S)-binding protein → MIVCVCSNVSERKIRQAVDNGTTSMTQLRNELEVGTCCGKCHSCAKRVLRECLADARPSQSIMFHPNALAA, encoded by the coding sequence ATGATTGTTTGTGTTTGCAGCAATGTTTCCGAACGAAAAATCCGTCAAGCAGTTGATAACGGTACAACGTCGATGACGCAATTGCGTAATGAATTGGAAGTTGGCACTTGCTGCGGCAAGTGCCACTCCTGTGCCAAACGTGTTCTGCGCGAATGCCTTGCAGACGCTCGCCCATCTCAATCTATAATGTTTCACCCTAACGCATTGGCCGCATAA
- a CDS encoding energy transducer TonB, whose translation MNATTTQSSAPLLPPLLSQQLRRFGPLIAIIAIHIALFYALRSGLVHQVAKVLPREIFANFITEQPAPQPKPQPAEPKTVPVVKKQETRPTPRPVVTEAPSPQAITETAAPTPQSNEPPSPPAPAAPSAPSVPATPKLISGVSYINAPRPVYPPLDARMGNEGTVTLRVLINEKGRAEKVEVQKSSGSLRMDDAARDAVMRALFKPYLEDGRPAPAYAIVPINFTLNR comes from the coding sequence ATGAACGCAACAACCACCCAGTCGTCAGCACCGCTTTTACCGCCTCTCTTATCACAGCAACTCAGACGATTCGGGCCTCTCATCGCAATCATTGCGATCCATATCGCTTTGTTTTATGCATTGCGTAGCGGCCTGGTACACCAGGTCGCTAAAGTATTGCCGCGTGAAATTTTCGCCAACTTCATCACCGAACAACCAGCACCGCAGCCCAAGCCGCAACCAGCTGAACCAAAAACTGTTCCGGTCGTGAAGAAACAAGAGACGCGTCCAACGCCACGCCCAGTTGTGACCGAAGCGCCATCACCACAAGCTATTACTGAAACCGCAGCGCCTACACCGCAATCGAATGAACCGCCATCACCTCCGGCGCCTGCCGCTCCGTCCGCGCCATCGGTTCCTGCCACACCAAAATTGATTTCGGGCGTTTCTTACATCAATGCGCCGCGCCCGGTTTATCCGCCGCTCGATGCACGCATGGGTAATGAAGGCACCGTCACTTTGCGCGTACTGATCAATGAAAAAGGTCGCGCCGAAAAAGTAGAAGTACAGAAGTCTTCAGGCTCATTGCGCATGGACGATGCAGCACGGGATGCCGTGATGCGCGCATTATTCAAGCCTTATTTGGAAGACGGGAGACCAGCTCCTGCCTACGCAATCGTACCAATTAATTTCACGCTAAATAGATAA